One Amphiprion ocellaris isolate individual 3 ecotype Okinawa chromosome 5, ASM2253959v1, whole genome shotgun sequence genomic region harbors:
- the arhgef3 gene encoding rho guanine nucleotide exchange factor 3 isoform X8, with the protein MGKQLEEPSTKRSKPVSRVTSLASLLPPVKSTPLKRIGQTLQSLSLQRSISFRNESRVERAAPPPSSTMKTRVTSATLSNPSSSMTGTRVATTTAPASKRRDSKLWSETFDIQLGSSQTLSPKDIKRQEAIFELAQGEQDLVEDLKLAKKAYHDPMLKLSIMTEQELNQIFGTLDSLIPLHEDLLTRLRDVRKPDGSTEHVGHILTDWLPCLSSYTPYCSNQVKAKALLDQKKQDRRVQDFLQRCLQSPFSRKLDLWNFLDIPRSRLVKYPLLLREILKHTANDHPDRQHLDEAMLMVQSVVTDINRQTGESECQYYKDRLLYDGQRDELIDRSKTLSCHGVLKNNRGLKLHVFLFQEVLVITRSVSMNDQPVNYHLCRQPIPIQQLDLEDLSDGEMRVGGSIRGAFSNNERTKNFFRVSWLTGGQLQSHYFQASDAFNKQQWINCIKQAKGAAALTGDQPPQTGRLETGLGAQIRQMDSGLKSRKIVWGEMETNLGLEGEAGLNGEKDLGKEEVADSTPEMVEADLDVEGGTCLELDGESGMDGETQTGVEMEMGQVGVEPGATTGWKMDGEVETLSRDDVSTSLLSSLSSSQEEEQEVMEEDQKDAKEEGEVGMDTGEADSLHGEELTHRC; encoded by the exons ATGGGGAAACAGCTGGAG GAGCCCAGCACCAAGCGCAGTAAACCTGTATCCAGGGTGACGTCTCTGGCCAGCCTGCTGCCCCCCGTCAAGAGCACACCACTGAAGAGGATTGGTCAGACCCTGCAG TCTCTGTCCCTGCAGCGCTCCATCAGTTTTCGTAATGAGAGTCGGGTGGAGAGagctgctcctcctccatcctccacaaTGAAGACACGTGTTACTTCAGCGACGCTCTCCAACCCTTCGTCCTCCATGACTGGGACGCGGGTTGCCACGACAACGGCCCCAGCCTCCAAGCGGCGTGACAGCAAGCTGTGGAGTGAAACATTTGACATCCAGCTGGGATCATCGCAAACTCTGAGCCCAAAGGACATAAAACGACAGGAG GCTATATTTGAGTTGGCTCAGGGTGAGCAGGATTTGGTGGAGGATCTCAAGTTGGCcaagaag gcCTACCATGACCCGATGCTGAAGCTGTCCATCATGACTGAGCAGGAGCTGAACCAGATCTTTGGTACTCTGGATTCACTGATACCGCTTCATGAAG ACCTGCTGACTCGCCTACGGGATGTCAGAAAACCTGATGGGTCCACAGAACACGTCGGGCACATCTTGACTGACTGG ctgccCTGCCTCTCCTCCTACACGCCGTACTGCAGTAACCAGGTGAAAGCCAAGGCCCTGCTGGACCAGAAGAAGCAGGACCGGCGGGTCCAGGACTTCTTGCAGCGCTGTCTCCAGTCACCTTTCAGCAGGAAGTTGGATCTGTGGAACTTCCTGGACATCCCCCGCAGCCGGCTGGTGAAGTACCCGCTGCTGCTCAGGGAGATCCTGAAGCACACAGCCAACGACCACCCGGACCGACAGCACCTGGACGAGGCG ATGCTGATGGTTCAGAGTGTGGTAACTGACATCAACAGGCAGACGGGAGAGTCGGAGTGTCAATACTACAAAGACCGTCTTTTGTATGATGGTCAGAGGGACGAACTCATCGACCGGTCAAAGACACTCAGCTGCCATGGAGTGCTGAAGAACAACAGAGGACTT AAGCTCCATGTGTTTCTGTTCCAGGAAGTCCTGGTCATCACCAGGTCCGTTTCGATGAACGACCAGCCAGTCAACTATCACCTCTGCCGCCAGCCAATCCCCATCCAGCAGCTGGACTTGGAGGACCTATCAGATGGAGAGATGAGAGTGGGTGGGTCTATTAGAGGGGCCTTCAGCAACAATGAGCGAA CAAAGAACTTCTTCCGGGTTTCATGGCTCACTGGAGGTCAGCTGCAGAGCCACTATTTCCAGGCCAGTGACGCCTTCAACAAACAGCAATGGATCAACTGCATCAAACAAGCCAAGGGAGCTGCAGCACTGACTGGAGACCAACCACCACAGACAGGACGTCTAGAGACGGGACTGGGTGCACAGATCAGACAGATGGATTCTGGGctcaaaagtagaaaaatagtGTGGGGGGAGATGGAGACAAACCTGGGCTTGGAAGGAGAGGCTGGTTTGAATGGAGAGAAAGATCTTGGTAAAGAGGAAGTGGCGGATTCGACTCCAGAGATGGTGGAGGCAGATTTAGATGTGGAAGGTGGGACGTGTTTGGAATTAGATGGAGAGTCAGGGATGGACGGTGAGACACAGACAGGGGTGGAGATGGAGATGGGACAGGTGGGGGTGGAGCCAGGAGCCACTACAGGCTGGAAGATGGATGGAGAAGTAGAGACTCTGAGCAGAGATGATGTTtccacctccctcctctcctctctttcttccagtcaagaggaggagcaggaggtgatggaggaggatcaGAAAGATGCtaaggaggagggagaggtggGCATGGACACTGGTGAGGCTGACTCGCTGCATGGTGAGGAGCTGACCCACAGGTGCTGA
- the arhgef3 gene encoding rho guanine nucleotide exchange factor 3 isoform X9 produces the protein MGKQLEEPSTKRSKPVSRVTSLASLLPPVKSTPLKRIGQTLQRSISFRNESRVERAAPPPSSTMKTRVTSATLSNPSSSMTGTRVATTTAPASKRRDSKLWSETFDIQLGSSQTLSPKDIKRQEAIFELAQGEQDLVEDLKLAKKAYHDPMLKLSIMTEQELNQIFGTLDSLIPLHEDLLTRLRDVRKPDGSTEHVGHILTDWLPCLSSYTPYCSNQVKAKALLDQKKQDRRVQDFLQRCLQSPFSRKLDLWNFLDIPRSRLVKYPLLLREILKHTANDHPDRQHLDEAMLMVQSVVTDINRQTGESECQYYKDRLLYDGQRDELIDRSKTLSCHGVLKNNRGLKLHVFLFQEVLVITRSVSMNDQPVNYHLCRQPIPIQQLDLEDLSDGEMRVGGSIRGAFSNNERTKNFFRVSWLTGGQLQSHYFQASDAFNKQQWINCIKQAKGAAALTGDQPPQTGRLETGLGAQIRQMDSGLKSRKIVWGEMETNLGLEGEAGLNGEKDLGKEEVADSTPEMVEADLDVEGGTCLELDGESGMDGETQTGVEMEMGQVGVEPGATTGWKMDGEVETLSRDDVSTSLLSSLSSSQEEEQEVMEEDQKDAKEEGEVGMDTGEADSLHGEELTHRC, from the exons ATGGGGAAACAGCTGGAG GAGCCCAGCACCAAGCGCAGTAAACCTGTATCCAGGGTGACGTCTCTGGCCAGCCTGCTGCCCCCCGTCAAGAGCACACCACTGAAGAGGATTGGTCAGACCCTGCAG CGCTCCATCAGTTTTCGTAATGAGAGTCGGGTGGAGAGagctgctcctcctccatcctccacaaTGAAGACACGTGTTACTTCAGCGACGCTCTCCAACCCTTCGTCCTCCATGACTGGGACGCGGGTTGCCACGACAACGGCCCCAGCCTCCAAGCGGCGTGACAGCAAGCTGTGGAGTGAAACATTTGACATCCAGCTGGGATCATCGCAAACTCTGAGCCCAAAGGACATAAAACGACAGGAG GCTATATTTGAGTTGGCTCAGGGTGAGCAGGATTTGGTGGAGGATCTCAAGTTGGCcaagaag gcCTACCATGACCCGATGCTGAAGCTGTCCATCATGACTGAGCAGGAGCTGAACCAGATCTTTGGTACTCTGGATTCACTGATACCGCTTCATGAAG ACCTGCTGACTCGCCTACGGGATGTCAGAAAACCTGATGGGTCCACAGAACACGTCGGGCACATCTTGACTGACTGG ctgccCTGCCTCTCCTCCTACACGCCGTACTGCAGTAACCAGGTGAAAGCCAAGGCCCTGCTGGACCAGAAGAAGCAGGACCGGCGGGTCCAGGACTTCTTGCAGCGCTGTCTCCAGTCACCTTTCAGCAGGAAGTTGGATCTGTGGAACTTCCTGGACATCCCCCGCAGCCGGCTGGTGAAGTACCCGCTGCTGCTCAGGGAGATCCTGAAGCACACAGCCAACGACCACCCGGACCGACAGCACCTGGACGAGGCG ATGCTGATGGTTCAGAGTGTGGTAACTGACATCAACAGGCAGACGGGAGAGTCGGAGTGTCAATACTACAAAGACCGTCTTTTGTATGATGGTCAGAGGGACGAACTCATCGACCGGTCAAAGACACTCAGCTGCCATGGAGTGCTGAAGAACAACAGAGGACTT AAGCTCCATGTGTTTCTGTTCCAGGAAGTCCTGGTCATCACCAGGTCCGTTTCGATGAACGACCAGCCAGTCAACTATCACCTCTGCCGCCAGCCAATCCCCATCCAGCAGCTGGACTTGGAGGACCTATCAGATGGAGAGATGAGAGTGGGTGGGTCTATTAGAGGGGCCTTCAGCAACAATGAGCGAA CAAAGAACTTCTTCCGGGTTTCATGGCTCACTGGAGGTCAGCTGCAGAGCCACTATTTCCAGGCCAGTGACGCCTTCAACAAACAGCAATGGATCAACTGCATCAAACAAGCCAAGGGAGCTGCAGCACTGACTGGAGACCAACCACCACAGACAGGACGTCTAGAGACGGGACTGGGTGCACAGATCAGACAGATGGATTCTGGGctcaaaagtagaaaaatagtGTGGGGGGAGATGGAGACAAACCTGGGCTTGGAAGGAGAGGCTGGTTTGAATGGAGAGAAAGATCTTGGTAAAGAGGAAGTGGCGGATTCGACTCCAGAGATGGTGGAGGCAGATTTAGATGTGGAAGGTGGGACGTGTTTGGAATTAGATGGAGAGTCAGGGATGGACGGTGAGACACAGACAGGGGTGGAGATGGAGATGGGACAGGTGGGGGTGGAGCCAGGAGCCACTACAGGCTGGAAGATGGATGGAGAAGTAGAGACTCTGAGCAGAGATGATGTTtccacctccctcctctcctctctttcttccagtcaagaggaggagcaggaggtgatggaggaggatcaGAAAGATGCtaaggaggagggagaggtggGCATGGACACTGGTGAGGCTGACTCGCTGCATGGTGAGGAGCTGACCCACAGGTGCTGA
- the arhgef3 gene encoding rho guanine nucleotide exchange factor 3 isoform X6, protein MMGCCLFVYYRKKRKQASRDADSLSLCSLDISEPSTKRSKPVSRVTSLASLLPPVKSTPLKRIGQTLQSLSLQRSISFRNESRVERAAPPPSSTMKTRVTSATLSNPSSSMTGTRVATTTAPASKRRDSKLWSETFDIQLGSSQTLSPKDIKRQEAIFELAQGEQDLVEDLKLAKKAYHDPMLKLSIMTEQELNQIFGTLDSLIPLHEDLLTRLRDVRKPDGSTEHVGHILTDWLPCLSSYTPYCSNQVKAKALLDQKKQDRRVQDFLQRCLQSPFSRKLDLWNFLDIPRSRLVKYPLLLREILKHTANDHPDRQHLDEAMLMVQSVVTDINRQTGESECQYYKDRLLYDGQRDELIDRSKTLSCHGVLKNNRGLKLHVFLFQEVLVITRSVSMNDQPVNYHLCRQPIPIQQLDLEDLSDGEMRVGGSIRGAFSNNERTKNFFRVSWLTGGQLQSHYFQASDAFNKQQWINCIKQAKGAAALTGDQPPQTGRLETGLGAQIRQMDSGLKSRKIVWGEMETNLGLEGEAGLNGEKDLGKEEVADSTPEMVEADLDVEGGTCLELDGESGMDGETQTGVEMEMGQVGVEPGATTGWKMDGEVETLSRDDVSTSLLSSLSSSQEEEQEVMEEDQKDAKEEGEVGMDTGEADSLHGEELTHRC, encoded by the exons GAGCCCAGCACCAAGCGCAGTAAACCTGTATCCAGGGTGACGTCTCTGGCCAGCCTGCTGCCCCCCGTCAAGAGCACACCACTGAAGAGGATTGGTCAGACCCTGCAG TCTCTGTCCCTGCAGCGCTCCATCAGTTTTCGTAATGAGAGTCGGGTGGAGAGagctgctcctcctccatcctccacaaTGAAGACACGTGTTACTTCAGCGACGCTCTCCAACCCTTCGTCCTCCATGACTGGGACGCGGGTTGCCACGACAACGGCCCCAGCCTCCAAGCGGCGTGACAGCAAGCTGTGGAGTGAAACATTTGACATCCAGCTGGGATCATCGCAAACTCTGAGCCCAAAGGACATAAAACGACAGGAG GCTATATTTGAGTTGGCTCAGGGTGAGCAGGATTTGGTGGAGGATCTCAAGTTGGCcaagaag gcCTACCATGACCCGATGCTGAAGCTGTCCATCATGACTGAGCAGGAGCTGAACCAGATCTTTGGTACTCTGGATTCACTGATACCGCTTCATGAAG ACCTGCTGACTCGCCTACGGGATGTCAGAAAACCTGATGGGTCCACAGAACACGTCGGGCACATCTTGACTGACTGG ctgccCTGCCTCTCCTCCTACACGCCGTACTGCAGTAACCAGGTGAAAGCCAAGGCCCTGCTGGACCAGAAGAAGCAGGACCGGCGGGTCCAGGACTTCTTGCAGCGCTGTCTCCAGTCACCTTTCAGCAGGAAGTTGGATCTGTGGAACTTCCTGGACATCCCCCGCAGCCGGCTGGTGAAGTACCCGCTGCTGCTCAGGGAGATCCTGAAGCACACAGCCAACGACCACCCGGACCGACAGCACCTGGACGAGGCG ATGCTGATGGTTCAGAGTGTGGTAACTGACATCAACAGGCAGACGGGAGAGTCGGAGTGTCAATACTACAAAGACCGTCTTTTGTATGATGGTCAGAGGGACGAACTCATCGACCGGTCAAAGACACTCAGCTGCCATGGAGTGCTGAAGAACAACAGAGGACTT AAGCTCCATGTGTTTCTGTTCCAGGAAGTCCTGGTCATCACCAGGTCCGTTTCGATGAACGACCAGCCAGTCAACTATCACCTCTGCCGCCAGCCAATCCCCATCCAGCAGCTGGACTTGGAGGACCTATCAGATGGAGAGATGAGAGTGGGTGGGTCTATTAGAGGGGCCTTCAGCAACAATGAGCGAA CAAAGAACTTCTTCCGGGTTTCATGGCTCACTGGAGGTCAGCTGCAGAGCCACTATTTCCAGGCCAGTGACGCCTTCAACAAACAGCAATGGATCAACTGCATCAAACAAGCCAAGGGAGCTGCAGCACTGACTGGAGACCAACCACCACAGACAGGACGTCTAGAGACGGGACTGGGTGCACAGATCAGACAGATGGATTCTGGGctcaaaagtagaaaaatagtGTGGGGGGAGATGGAGACAAACCTGGGCTTGGAAGGAGAGGCTGGTTTGAATGGAGAGAAAGATCTTGGTAAAGAGGAAGTGGCGGATTCGACTCCAGAGATGGTGGAGGCAGATTTAGATGTGGAAGGTGGGACGTGTTTGGAATTAGATGGAGAGTCAGGGATGGACGGTGAGACACAGACAGGGGTGGAGATGGAGATGGGACAGGTGGGGGTGGAGCCAGGAGCCACTACAGGCTGGAAGATGGATGGAGAAGTAGAGACTCTGAGCAGAGATGATGTTtccacctccctcctctcctctctttcttccagtcaagaggaggagcaggaggtgatggaggaggatcaGAAAGATGCtaaggaggagggagaggtggGCATGGACACTGGTGAGGCTGACTCGCTGCATGGTGAGGAGCTGACCCACAGGTGCTGA
- the arhgef3 gene encoding rho guanine nucleotide exchange factor 3 isoform X5, with product MDVSGDPGRRCRRKLPPSLFSADGWSLRGKRKQASRDADSLSLCSLDISEPSTKRSKPVSRVTSLASLLPPVKSTPLKRIGQTLQSLSLQRSISFRNESRVERAAPPPSSTMKTRVTSATLSNPSSSMTGTRVATTTAPASKRRDSKLWSETFDIQLGSSQTLSPKDIKRQEAIFELAQGEQDLVEDLKLAKKAYHDPMLKLSIMTEQELNQIFGTLDSLIPLHEDLLTRLRDVRKPDGSTEHVGHILTDWLPCLSSYTPYCSNQVKAKALLDQKKQDRRVQDFLQRCLQSPFSRKLDLWNFLDIPRSRLVKYPLLLREILKHTANDHPDRQHLDEAMLMVQSVVTDINRQTGESECQYYKDRLLYDGQRDELIDRSKTLSCHGVLKNNRGLKLHVFLFQEVLVITRSVSMNDQPVNYHLCRQPIPIQQLDLEDLSDGEMRVGGSIRGAFSNNERTKNFFRVSWLTGGQLQSHYFQASDAFNKQQWINCIKQAKGAAALTGDQPPQTGRLETGLGAQIRQMDSGLKSRKIVWGEMETNLGLEGEAGLNGEKDLGKEEVADSTPEMVEADLDVEGGTCLELDGESGMDGETQTGVEMEMGQVGVEPGATTGWKMDGEVETLSRDDVSTSLLSSLSSSQEEEQEVMEEDQKDAKEEGEVGMDTGEADSLHGEELTHRC from the exons GAGCCCAGCACCAAGCGCAGTAAACCTGTATCCAGGGTGACGTCTCTGGCCAGCCTGCTGCCCCCCGTCAAGAGCACACCACTGAAGAGGATTGGTCAGACCCTGCAG TCTCTGTCCCTGCAGCGCTCCATCAGTTTTCGTAATGAGAGTCGGGTGGAGAGagctgctcctcctccatcctccacaaTGAAGACACGTGTTACTTCAGCGACGCTCTCCAACCCTTCGTCCTCCATGACTGGGACGCGGGTTGCCACGACAACGGCCCCAGCCTCCAAGCGGCGTGACAGCAAGCTGTGGAGTGAAACATTTGACATCCAGCTGGGATCATCGCAAACTCTGAGCCCAAAGGACATAAAACGACAGGAG GCTATATTTGAGTTGGCTCAGGGTGAGCAGGATTTGGTGGAGGATCTCAAGTTGGCcaagaag gcCTACCATGACCCGATGCTGAAGCTGTCCATCATGACTGAGCAGGAGCTGAACCAGATCTTTGGTACTCTGGATTCACTGATACCGCTTCATGAAG ACCTGCTGACTCGCCTACGGGATGTCAGAAAACCTGATGGGTCCACAGAACACGTCGGGCACATCTTGACTGACTGG ctgccCTGCCTCTCCTCCTACACGCCGTACTGCAGTAACCAGGTGAAAGCCAAGGCCCTGCTGGACCAGAAGAAGCAGGACCGGCGGGTCCAGGACTTCTTGCAGCGCTGTCTCCAGTCACCTTTCAGCAGGAAGTTGGATCTGTGGAACTTCCTGGACATCCCCCGCAGCCGGCTGGTGAAGTACCCGCTGCTGCTCAGGGAGATCCTGAAGCACACAGCCAACGACCACCCGGACCGACAGCACCTGGACGAGGCG ATGCTGATGGTTCAGAGTGTGGTAACTGACATCAACAGGCAGACGGGAGAGTCGGAGTGTCAATACTACAAAGACCGTCTTTTGTATGATGGTCAGAGGGACGAACTCATCGACCGGTCAAAGACACTCAGCTGCCATGGAGTGCTGAAGAACAACAGAGGACTT AAGCTCCATGTGTTTCTGTTCCAGGAAGTCCTGGTCATCACCAGGTCCGTTTCGATGAACGACCAGCCAGTCAACTATCACCTCTGCCGCCAGCCAATCCCCATCCAGCAGCTGGACTTGGAGGACCTATCAGATGGAGAGATGAGAGTGGGTGGGTCTATTAGAGGGGCCTTCAGCAACAATGAGCGAA CAAAGAACTTCTTCCGGGTTTCATGGCTCACTGGAGGTCAGCTGCAGAGCCACTATTTCCAGGCCAGTGACGCCTTCAACAAACAGCAATGGATCAACTGCATCAAACAAGCCAAGGGAGCTGCAGCACTGACTGGAGACCAACCACCACAGACAGGACGTCTAGAGACGGGACTGGGTGCACAGATCAGACAGATGGATTCTGGGctcaaaagtagaaaaatagtGTGGGGGGAGATGGAGACAAACCTGGGCTTGGAAGGAGAGGCTGGTTTGAATGGAGAGAAAGATCTTGGTAAAGAGGAAGTGGCGGATTCGACTCCAGAGATGGTGGAGGCAGATTTAGATGTGGAAGGTGGGACGTGTTTGGAATTAGATGGAGAGTCAGGGATGGACGGTGAGACACAGACAGGGGTGGAGATGGAGATGGGACAGGTGGGGGTGGAGCCAGGAGCCACTACAGGCTGGAAGATGGATGGAGAAGTAGAGACTCTGAGCAGAGATGATGTTtccacctccctcctctcctctctttcttccagtcaagaggaggagcaggaggtgatggaggaggatcaGAAAGATGCtaaggaggagggagaggtggGCATGGACACTGGTGAGGCTGACTCGCTGCATGGTGAGGAGCTGACCCACAGGTGCTGA
- the arhgef3 gene encoding rho guanine nucleotide exchange factor 3 isoform X4, producing the protein MDVSGDPGRRCRRKLPPSLFSADGWSLRGKKRKQASRDADSLSLCSLDISEPSTKRSKPVSRVTSLASLLPPVKSTPLKRIGQTLQSLSLQRSISFRNESRVERAAPPPSSTMKTRVTSATLSNPSSSMTGTRVATTTAPASKRRDSKLWSETFDIQLGSSQTLSPKDIKRQEAIFELAQGEQDLVEDLKLAKKAYHDPMLKLSIMTEQELNQIFGTLDSLIPLHEDLLTRLRDVRKPDGSTEHVGHILTDWLPCLSSYTPYCSNQVKAKALLDQKKQDRRVQDFLQRCLQSPFSRKLDLWNFLDIPRSRLVKYPLLLREILKHTANDHPDRQHLDEAMLMVQSVVTDINRQTGESECQYYKDRLLYDGQRDELIDRSKTLSCHGVLKNNRGLKLHVFLFQEVLVITRSVSMNDQPVNYHLCRQPIPIQQLDLEDLSDGEMRVGGSIRGAFSNNERTKNFFRVSWLTGGQLQSHYFQASDAFNKQQWINCIKQAKGAAALTGDQPPQTGRLETGLGAQIRQMDSGLKSRKIVWGEMETNLGLEGEAGLNGEKDLGKEEVADSTPEMVEADLDVEGGTCLELDGESGMDGETQTGVEMEMGQVGVEPGATTGWKMDGEVETLSRDDVSTSLLSSLSSSQEEEQEVMEEDQKDAKEEGEVGMDTGEADSLHGEELTHRC; encoded by the exons GAGCCCAGCACCAAGCGCAGTAAACCTGTATCCAGGGTGACGTCTCTGGCCAGCCTGCTGCCCCCCGTCAAGAGCACACCACTGAAGAGGATTGGTCAGACCCTGCAG TCTCTGTCCCTGCAGCGCTCCATCAGTTTTCGTAATGAGAGTCGGGTGGAGAGagctgctcctcctccatcctccacaaTGAAGACACGTGTTACTTCAGCGACGCTCTCCAACCCTTCGTCCTCCATGACTGGGACGCGGGTTGCCACGACAACGGCCCCAGCCTCCAAGCGGCGTGACAGCAAGCTGTGGAGTGAAACATTTGACATCCAGCTGGGATCATCGCAAACTCTGAGCCCAAAGGACATAAAACGACAGGAG GCTATATTTGAGTTGGCTCAGGGTGAGCAGGATTTGGTGGAGGATCTCAAGTTGGCcaagaag gcCTACCATGACCCGATGCTGAAGCTGTCCATCATGACTGAGCAGGAGCTGAACCAGATCTTTGGTACTCTGGATTCACTGATACCGCTTCATGAAG ACCTGCTGACTCGCCTACGGGATGTCAGAAAACCTGATGGGTCCACAGAACACGTCGGGCACATCTTGACTGACTGG ctgccCTGCCTCTCCTCCTACACGCCGTACTGCAGTAACCAGGTGAAAGCCAAGGCCCTGCTGGACCAGAAGAAGCAGGACCGGCGGGTCCAGGACTTCTTGCAGCGCTGTCTCCAGTCACCTTTCAGCAGGAAGTTGGATCTGTGGAACTTCCTGGACATCCCCCGCAGCCGGCTGGTGAAGTACCCGCTGCTGCTCAGGGAGATCCTGAAGCACACAGCCAACGACCACCCGGACCGACAGCACCTGGACGAGGCG ATGCTGATGGTTCAGAGTGTGGTAACTGACATCAACAGGCAGACGGGAGAGTCGGAGTGTCAATACTACAAAGACCGTCTTTTGTATGATGGTCAGAGGGACGAACTCATCGACCGGTCAAAGACACTCAGCTGCCATGGAGTGCTGAAGAACAACAGAGGACTT AAGCTCCATGTGTTTCTGTTCCAGGAAGTCCTGGTCATCACCAGGTCCGTTTCGATGAACGACCAGCCAGTCAACTATCACCTCTGCCGCCAGCCAATCCCCATCCAGCAGCTGGACTTGGAGGACCTATCAGATGGAGAGATGAGAGTGGGTGGGTCTATTAGAGGGGCCTTCAGCAACAATGAGCGAA CAAAGAACTTCTTCCGGGTTTCATGGCTCACTGGAGGTCAGCTGCAGAGCCACTATTTCCAGGCCAGTGACGCCTTCAACAAACAGCAATGGATCAACTGCATCAAACAAGCCAAGGGAGCTGCAGCACTGACTGGAGACCAACCACCACAGACAGGACGTCTAGAGACGGGACTGGGTGCACAGATCAGACAGATGGATTCTGGGctcaaaagtagaaaaatagtGTGGGGGGAGATGGAGACAAACCTGGGCTTGGAAGGAGAGGCTGGTTTGAATGGAGAGAAAGATCTTGGTAAAGAGGAAGTGGCGGATTCGACTCCAGAGATGGTGGAGGCAGATTTAGATGTGGAAGGTGGGACGTGTTTGGAATTAGATGGAGAGTCAGGGATGGACGGTGAGACACAGACAGGGGTGGAGATGGAGATGGGACAGGTGGGGGTGGAGCCAGGAGCCACTACAGGCTGGAAGATGGATGGAGAAGTAGAGACTCTGAGCAGAGATGATGTTtccacctccctcctctcctctctttcttccagtcaagaggaggagcaggaggtgatggaggaggatcaGAAAGATGCtaaggaggagggagaggtggGCATGGACACTGGTGAGGCTGACTCGCTGCATGGTGAGGAGCTGACCCACAGGTGCTGA